From the genome of Papaver somniferum cultivar HN1 chromosome 2, ASM357369v1, whole genome shotgun sequence, one region includes:
- the LOC113346652 gene encoding uncharacterized protein LOC113346652: MAEPLVTEWTDEKHRLYLSSMEASFVKQLYNLGSRSTDLLGGRERNKLDLNSSRRSNAISSSGQFKVLRGGSWQKINFERAQPQLDIADETHALPNNQWIQHFRSGDKQREVSSASLKDGCAHSSHATYVREQKMVSCGVTTSSIHFSAGHKRLYHQDSIESNTEVSDQNFDDEDYKKAPISIKCKTKRKKTAVTSNSAKDQVVPSGKSLITNDPDEKCGFVETQAADVLSLGQS; the protein is encoded by the exons ATGGCAGAACCTTTGGTAACAGAATGGACTGATGAGAAGCACAGATTGTATCTCAGTTCCATGGAAGCTTCTTTTGTCAAACAGTTATATAATCTTGGTTCCCGTTCCACTGATTTGCTTGGCGGGAGAGAAAGAAATAAACTGGATTTGAACTCTTCAAGAAGATCAAATGCGATTAGTTCCTCCGGCCAG TTCAAGGTTCTTCGAGGTGGAAGCTGGcaaaaaattaattttgaaaGAGCCCAACCTCAGTTGGATATTGCAGATGAAACTCATGCTCTTCCAAATAATCAATGGATCCAGCATTTCAGGTCTGGGGATAAGCAACGGGAAGTTTCATCAGCCAGCTTGAAAGACGGTTGTGCACATTCTAGTCATGCAACCTACGTGAGAGAGCAGAAAATGGTGTCATGTGGAGTGACAACAAGTTCAATTCACTTCTCTGCTGGACACAAACGCCTCTATCATCAAGATTCAATTGAGAGCAATACAG AGGTGTCGGACCaaaattttgatgatgaagactACAAAAAGGCTCCTATAAGCATCAAGTGCaaaaccaaaaggaaaaaaactGCGGTTACCAGTAATTCAGCCAAAGATCAG GTTGTTCCATCCGGTAAATCTCTTATAACAAATGATCCTGATGAGAAATGCGGTTTTGTGGAGACCCAAGCAGCAGACGTCCTTTCTCTTGGACAGTCATGA